A genomic region of Streptomyces sp. R33 contains the following coding sequences:
- the cynR gene encoding transcriptional regulator CynR, with translation MPLELRHLRYLLAVAEHGSFTRAAEELHVSQPTLSQQIRQLERTVGVQLLDRTGRAVRLTDAGATFLPYARRALQDLAAAERAVLDVADLSRGSLRLAMTPTFTAYLLGPLAAELHARHPGITLTVEEMTQSRLESALLADAVDLGIAFQSTYLPGVGATDLFTESLCLVVGAAHPHAGRTEPLQVSELAACPLALLSGDFATRAHIDAYFHRHRIEPPIAVEANSISALTEIVRRTGLATVLPDAVTRDHTPLHPVPLVPALPARTVVLLRRESAYESAAARAFASLARQWADG, from the coding sequence ATGCCCCTGGAACTGCGCCATCTCCGCTATCTGCTGGCCGTGGCCGAGCACGGCAGCTTCACCCGCGCCGCCGAGGAGCTGCACGTCTCGCAGCCCACGCTGTCGCAGCAGATCAGGCAGCTGGAGCGGACCGTGGGGGTCCAGCTGCTGGACCGTACGGGGCGCGCCGTACGCCTGACCGACGCGGGCGCGACCTTCCTCCCGTACGCGCGCCGCGCACTCCAGGACCTTGCCGCCGCCGAGCGGGCCGTCCTGGACGTGGCGGACCTCTCCCGCGGCAGCCTGCGCCTCGCCATGACGCCGACCTTCACCGCGTACCTGCTGGGCCCGCTGGCCGCCGAACTGCATGCCCGGCACCCCGGAATCACCCTGACCGTCGAGGAGATGACGCAGAGTCGGCTGGAGTCAGCGCTGCTGGCCGATGCCGTCGACCTGGGGATCGCCTTCCAGAGCACGTACCTGCCCGGCGTCGGCGCCACCGATCTGTTCACCGAGTCGCTCTGCCTGGTGGTCGGCGCCGCCCACCCGCACGCCGGCCGTACCGAGCCCCTTCAGGTGTCCGAACTCGCCGCGTGCCCGCTCGCGTTGCTCAGCGGCGACTTCGCGACGCGGGCCCACATCGACGCGTACTTCCACCGGCACCGCATCGAACCGCCGATCGCGGTGGAGGCCAACTCCATCAGCGCCCTCACCGAGATCGTCCGGCGCACCGGGCTCGCCACGGTGCTCCCCGACGCCGTCACCCGCGACCACACCCCGCTGCACCCCGTCCCCCTCGTCCCCGCCCTCCCGGCGCGGACCGTGGTCCTCCTGCGCCGGGAGAGCGCGTACGAGAGCGCCGCCGCCCGCGCCTTCGCCTCGCTCGCCCGGCAGTGGGCCGACGGCTGA
- a CDS encoding DUF5937 family protein, with the protein MRFAVSPLWEVVTSFRRLLNDGAASPVYRPWAEQVRPRLTAAGLDRGWLAELIPPKGYVPHFLNPAPAGPAPALAAELAGVLAAPAEPVRRNLDHLRYHQGALGPRARALYADPQARLPRLAEEIEAYWKLALAPYWARIRSVLEADVFHRARQAAEQGAGQVINELHSAVQWDDNALRLVRRTRPLSRETAGRGLLLVPSAFLGPGLLTRMTPPDPPQLAYPARGVGALWASRPPAGKAEALAAVLGRSRTLLLTELEAPASTTELARRTGLSAAGVSRNLTALRDAGLVSAHRAGRSVLYARTAVAETLLDASA; encoded by the coding sequence ATGCGGTTCGCCGTCTCGCCGTTGTGGGAGGTGGTGACCAGCTTCCGGCGGCTGCTGAACGACGGCGCCGCCTCGCCCGTGTACCGGCCGTGGGCGGAGCAGGTGAGGCCCCGGCTGACGGCCGCGGGGCTGGACCGCGGCTGGCTCGCGGAGCTGATCCCGCCCAAGGGGTACGTGCCCCACTTCCTCAACCCTGCGCCCGCCGGACCGGCCCCCGCGCTGGCGGCGGAGCTGGCCGGGGTCCTGGCCGCTCCGGCCGAACCGGTCCGCCGCAACCTCGACCACCTGCGCTACCACCAGGGCGCGCTGGGCCCCCGGGCACGGGCCCTGTACGCGGACCCGCAGGCCCGGCTGCCCCGGCTGGCGGAGGAGATCGAGGCGTACTGGAAGCTGGCGCTCGCCCCGTACTGGGCACGGATCCGCTCGGTGCTCGAGGCCGATGTCTTCCACCGGGCCCGGCAGGCCGCCGAGCAGGGCGCGGGCCAGGTCATCAACGAGCTGCACAGTGCGGTGCAGTGGGACGACAACGCCCTGCGCCTGGTGCGCAGGACCCGGCCCCTGTCCCGGGAGACGGCGGGCCGGGGACTGCTGCTGGTTCCCTCGGCCTTCCTCGGGCCGGGCCTGCTGACCCGGATGACGCCGCCGGATCCCCCGCAGCTCGCGTATCCGGCGCGCGGGGTGGGTGCGCTGTGGGCGTCGCGGCCGCCGGCCGGGAAGGCCGAGGCCCTCGCCGCCGTGCTCGGCCGTTCGCGGACCCTGCTGCTGACGGAGCTCGAGGCGCCCGCTTCCACCACCGAGCTGGCCCGGCGTACGGGGCTCTCGGCGGCCGGGGTGTCCCGGAACCTGACCGCGTTGCGCGACGCGGGCCTGGTCAGCGCGCACAGGGCGGGCCGCTCGGTGCTGTACGCCCGCACCGCGGTCGCCGAGACCCTCCTCGACGCCTCCGCCTAG
- a CDS encoding response regulator transcription factor, protein MRVLVVEDERRLAAALQRGLQAEGFSVDVAHDGPQGLWLAAEHDYDAIVLDIMLPGLNGYRVCARLRASGCESGILMLTAKDGEYDEAEALDTGADDFLSKPFSYVVLVARLRALIRRTGRRSPQVMEFGDLVIDPAGQRCTRGGTEARLTSREFAVLVYLARRAGEVVPKREILEHVWDAAYEGDLNVVEVHVSALRRKIDAPFGRAAVETVRGAGYRLAADGG, encoded by the coding sequence ATGCGCGTACTGGTGGTCGAGGACGAACGGCGGCTCGCCGCTGCCCTGCAGCGGGGTCTGCAGGCCGAGGGCTTCTCCGTGGACGTCGCCCACGACGGCCCGCAGGGCCTGTGGCTGGCCGCCGAGCACGACTACGACGCCATCGTGCTCGACATCATGCTGCCCGGGCTCAACGGCTACCGGGTCTGCGCCCGGCTGCGCGCGAGCGGCTGCGAGTCGGGGATCCTGATGCTCACCGCCAAGGACGGCGAGTACGACGAGGCGGAGGCCCTCGACACCGGCGCGGACGACTTCCTCTCCAAGCCCTTCTCGTACGTGGTCCTGGTCGCCCGGCTGCGCGCCCTCATCCGGCGCACCGGCCGCCGCAGCCCGCAGGTCATGGAGTTCGGCGACCTGGTGATCGACCCGGCCGGCCAGCGGTGCACGCGCGGCGGTACCGAAGCACGGCTGACCTCGCGCGAGTTCGCGGTCCTCGTGTACCTGGCCCGACGGGCCGGGGAGGTCGTACCCAAGCGGGAGATACTGGAGCACGTCTGGGACGCCGCCTACGAGGGCGACCTGAACGTCGTCGAGGTCCACGTCAGCGCCCTGCGCCGGAAGATCGACGCGCCGTTCGGCCGGGCCGCAGTGGAGACCGTCCGCGGCGCCGGCTACCGGCTGGCGGCCGACGGTGGCTGA
- the cynS gene encoding cyanase, producing MIHAQFDPTARQALAAAAVEAKIRKDLTWQQIADAAGLSVAFVTAAVLGQHPLPAASAEAVAELLGLDAEAVLLLQTIPSRGSIPGGIPTDPTIYRFHEMLQVYGTTLKALVHEQFGDGIISAINFKLDVRKVADPEGGERAVITLDGKYLPTKPF from the coding sequence GTGATCCACGCCCAGTTCGACCCCACCGCCCGTCAGGCCCTGGCCGCCGCCGCCGTCGAGGCCAAGATCCGCAAGGACCTCACCTGGCAGCAGATCGCCGACGCGGCCGGCCTGTCGGTCGCCTTCGTCACCGCCGCGGTGCTGGGCCAGCACCCCCTGCCGGCCGCCTCCGCCGAGGCCGTCGCCGAGCTGCTCGGCCTCGACGCCGAGGCCGTGCTGCTCCTGCAGACGATCCCCAGCCGGGGCTCGATCCCCGGCGGCATCCCCACCGACCCGACCATCTACCGCTTCCACGAGATGCTCCAGGTCTACGGCACCACCCTCAAGGCCCTGGTCCACGAGCAGTTCGGCGACGGCATCATCAGTGCGATCAACTTCAAGCTGGACGTCAGGAAGGTCGCGGACCCGGAAGGCGGCGAGCGCGCCGTCATCACCCTCGACGGCAAGTACCTCCCCACCAAGCCGTTCTAG
- a CDS encoding NlpC/P60 family protein, translating to MLRRSGPIGTLIALLVCLLWPPASAAAADGSCRVLAPGASATAERAVGAACAQVSADVWYTWGGGHGPQPGPTYGQVDPTDPASEHDPERLGFDCSGLVRHAYAEATGSDILNGVAGAQYYTHHAAGRFTAADGLAPLLPGDLLVWGTSQDLHHIAIYLGAGKMAEARQSGTKLMVSDVRLNSGYHGAVRIDPGPVTGHVFRTWGAGVWTKERPSTGAARVYAFPGPTTIRVECQKHAEKVTSDGYTNDAWSYLPDYKAWVTNIYIQGGAWLDNVPTCTF from the coding sequence ATGCTTCGCCGGTCCGGTCCCATCGGCACACTCATCGCCCTCCTGGTCTGCCTCCTGTGGCCCCCCGCGTCGGCGGCGGCCGCCGACGGCTCGTGCCGGGTCCTGGCCCCGGGGGCGTCCGCCACCGCCGAGCGGGCCGTCGGCGCCGCCTGTGCGCAGGTCTCCGCCGACGTCTGGTACACGTGGGGCGGCGGCCATGGTCCGCAGCCCGGGCCCACGTACGGGCAGGTGGACCCCACGGATCCGGCCAGCGAGCACGATCCCGAGCGGCTCGGCTTCGACTGCTCGGGGCTGGTCCGCCACGCCTACGCCGAGGCCACCGGGTCGGACATCCTCAACGGGGTCGCCGGCGCCCAGTACTACACGCACCACGCGGCCGGACGCTTCACCGCGGCCGACGGCCTGGCCCCGCTGCTCCCCGGCGACCTGCTGGTGTGGGGCACCTCCCAGGACCTGCACCACATCGCCATCTACCTGGGCGCCGGCAAGATGGCGGAGGCCCGGCAGTCCGGTACGAAACTGATGGTCAGCGACGTCCGGCTGAACAGCGGTTACCACGGGGCGGTGCGGATCGACCCCGGCCCGGTGACCGGGCACGTGTTCCGGACCTGGGGCGCCGGTGTGTGGACCAAGGAGCGGCCGTCCACCGGGGCCGCGCGCGTCTACGCGTTCCCGGGGCCGACGACGATCCGCGTCGAGTGCCAGAAGCACGCGGAGAAGGTCACCTCCGACGGCTACACCAACGACGCCTGGTCCTATCTGCCCGACTACAAGGCGTGGGTCACGAACATCTACATCCAGGGCGGTGCATGGCTGGACAACGTCCCCACCTGCACGTTCTGA
- a CDS encoding carbonic anhydrase — protein MQDLAEGVAHFQQDVFPAKAELFARLATTHRPHTLFISCSDARVVPELITQREPGELFVIRTAGNLVPAHADGARTDGADGVTAGIEYALAVLGVRDIVICGHSACGAMTALAAGQDLTELPAVSRWLRHAAPTGAPHGEVDVLIRNNVALQLANLATHPAVARALAGDAVTLHGWVYDIPTGAVERIDPATGRPAALAA, from the coding sequence GTGCAAGACCTCGCCGAGGGCGTCGCGCACTTTCAGCAGGACGTCTTCCCGGCCAAGGCGGAGCTCTTCGCCCGCCTGGCGACCACCCACCGGCCGCACACGCTCTTCATCAGCTGCTCCGACGCCCGTGTCGTCCCGGAGCTGATCACCCAGCGGGAACCGGGCGAGCTGTTCGTCATCCGGACCGCCGGCAACCTCGTACCGGCCCACGCGGACGGTGCCCGGACCGACGGCGCCGACGGCGTGACGGCCGGCATCGAGTACGCGCTCGCCGTCCTGGGCGTCCGCGACATCGTGATCTGCGGACACTCCGCCTGCGGCGCGATGACCGCACTCGCCGCGGGCCAGGACCTGACGGAGCTGCCCGCCGTCTCCCGGTGGCTGCGTCACGCGGCGCCCACCGGGGCCCCGCACGGCGAGGTCGACGTGCTGATCCGGAACAACGTCGCCCTCCAGCTCGCCAACCTCGCCACGCACCCCGCGGTCGCCCGCGCTCTGGCCGGGGACGCCGTCACCCTGCACGGCTGGGTCTACGACATCCCCACCGGCGCGGTCGAGCGGATCGACCCCGCCACCGGCCGGCCCGCCGCCCTCGCAGCCTGA
- a CDS encoding serine hydrolase domain-containing protein, translating to MPLDRRLALAAALLAVVAGVVPATAARAAAAPLPARAAQTAVPAPKPDMEAVTQALRNTTAAGAPGAMVRITGSGAPLTRAVGVQDRTTGAAMDPKSRFRIGSVTKTFSGVVLLQLVDEGKLSLDAPVNRYLPGLLPDDRITVRHLLTHRSGLADYTEAMFERTVPGFEAVRNKVFAYQDLVALSLREPRTTEPGVSYKYSNTNFVVVGMLIEKAAGHGVAKEYERRIIKPLRLRNTSYVHPSTEIKGAHLHGYLHPDEAGAPLVDSTEQTASWAQSAGAVISSAADLNTFVSALLGGKLLAPRMLDAMLAMTPTDTTNSRFYGLGLRRYDLSCGTSVYGHTGTVQGFYTYAFATRDGKRSLAAVANTSNKGEANTALGGTLEGAFCGKRPPAAATAPRGFALLPALTSAPAEQDLPEHGSR from the coding sequence ATGCCTCTCGACCGACGCCTGGCCCTCGCCGCCGCCCTGCTCGCCGTGGTCGCCGGTGTGGTGCCCGCGACCGCCGCCCGGGCGGCGGCGGCCCCGCTCCCGGCCCGGGCGGCTCAGACCGCCGTGCCCGCCCCGAAGCCCGACATGGAGGCCGTGACCCAGGCGTTGAGGAACACCACCGCGGCCGGGGCGCCGGGCGCCATGGTCCGCATCACCGGATCCGGTGCGCCGCTGACGCGTGCGGTGGGCGTACAGGACCGGACCACGGGTGCGGCCATGGACCCGAAGAGCCGCTTCCGGATCGGCAGCGTCACCAAGACGTTCTCCGGCGTCGTCCTGCTCCAGCTGGTGGACGAGGGGAAGCTGAGCCTGGACGCCCCGGTGAACCGCTACCTGCCCGGCCTGCTGCCCGACGACCGGATCACGGTGCGTCATCTGCTCACCCACCGCAGCGGGTTGGCGGACTACACGGAGGCCATGTTCGAGCGGACCGTGCCCGGCTTCGAGGCCGTCCGGAACAAGGTCTTCGCCTACCAGGATCTGGTTGCGCTCTCGCTGCGCGAACCGCGCACGACCGAGCCGGGCGTCTCGTACAAGTACTCCAACACCAACTTCGTGGTCGTCGGCATGCTCATCGAGAAGGCCGCCGGACACGGCGTGGCCAAGGAGTACGAGCGCCGCATCATCAAGCCGCTGCGGCTCAGGAACACCTCGTACGTGCACCCCTCGACCGAGATCAAGGGTGCTCACCTGCACGGCTACCTCCACCCGGACGAGGCCGGGGCACCGCTGGTCGACTCCACCGAGCAGACGGCGTCCTGGGCGCAGTCCGCCGGTGCGGTGATTTCGAGCGCGGCCGATCTGAACACCTTCGTGTCCGCGCTGCTCGGCGGGAAGCTGCTGGCGCCCCGCATGCTGGACGCCATGCTCGCCATGACCCCGACGGACACCACGAACAGCCGGTTCTACGGTCTGGGGCTGCGCCGCTACGACCTGTCGTGCGGGACCTCGGTGTACGGGCACACCGGCACGGTCCAGGGTTTCTACACGTACGCCTTCGCCACCCGCGACGGGAAGCGCAGCCTCGCCGCGGTGGCGAACACCTCGAACAAGGGCGAGGCGAACACGGCCCTGGGCGGCACGCTCGAGGGCGCGTTCTGCGGGAAGAGGCCGCCTGCGGCCGCCACCGCCCCGCGCGGCTTCGCGCTGCTCCCGGCCCTGACCTCGGCCCCGGCCGAGCAGGACCTCCCGGAGCACGGCTCGCGCTGA
- a CDS encoding aldo/keto reductase encodes MTSRTITAAASGTWKLGDLEVNRIGFGAMRLTQNGPAFAPGAAPSDRGRAIGVLRRAVELGVNHIDTAAFYFSPLRSANELINQALAPYPDDLVITTKVGPGRALSGEFLPHATPGQLRGQVEENLRQLGRDHLDVVNLRIVGTDSIAERFGALAELREAGLIRHLGLSNVRPGHLAEAQAIAPVVCVQNLYGIGAPPEQEAFLRTCGEQGVAFVPFYSIAGTGREAGASGAEHEAVLAVARAHGVGPAEIRLAWTLHRGPHVLAIPGTGNPDHLTANVAAGALRLSAEDLAVLDSAGPSV; translated from the coding sequence ATGACCTCTCGGACGATCACCGCGGCCGCCTCGGGCACCTGGAAACTCGGCGACCTCGAAGTGAACCGCATCGGCTTCGGCGCGATGCGACTGACCCAGAACGGCCCGGCGTTCGCCCCCGGCGCCGCCCCCAGCGACCGCGGCCGCGCGATCGGCGTGCTGCGCCGCGCCGTCGAGCTCGGCGTCAACCACATCGACACCGCCGCCTTCTACTTCTCCCCGCTGCGCTCCGCCAACGAACTGATCAACCAGGCCCTTGCGCCGTACCCGGACGATCTCGTCATCACCACGAAGGTCGGCCCCGGCCGGGCCCTGTCGGGGGAGTTCCTTCCGCACGCCACCCCCGGGCAGCTGCGCGGCCAGGTCGAGGAGAACCTGCGCCAGCTCGGCCGCGACCACCTCGACGTGGTCAACCTGCGCATCGTCGGGACCGATTCGATCGCCGAACGCTTCGGCGCACTGGCCGAGCTGCGCGAGGCGGGACTCATCCGCCACCTCGGCCTGTCCAACGTGCGGCCCGGACACCTCGCCGAAGCCCAGGCCATCGCGCCGGTGGTCTGCGTGCAGAACCTGTACGGGATCGGCGCCCCGCCCGAGCAGGAGGCGTTCCTGCGCACCTGCGGCGAGCAGGGCGTGGCGTTCGTGCCGTTCTACTCGATCGCCGGTACGGGACGCGAAGCGGGCGCGAGCGGCGCCGAACACGAGGCGGTGCTCGCCGTGGCCCGTGCCCACGGGGTGGGCCCCGCCGAGATCCGGCTGGCCTGGACCCTGCACCGCGGACCGCACGTCCTGGCCATCCCGGGAACCGGCAACCCGGACCACCTCACCGCCAACGTGGCCGCCGGCGCCCTGCGCCTCTCCGCCGAGGACCTCGCCGTGCTGGACTCCGCCGGTCCGTCCGTCTGA
- a CDS encoding sigma-70 family RNA polymerase sigma factor: MNLHSAPQDVPQGRSGKPGRRLGPIVEGTGPAHRAWLEPLRDAVHGRGVTLDELQARTGRDKGHISELLRAVGRYPRWVFVRTVLLALERPRLPYGTMRLRWVIAAQDVGKRTSWIKDCLHEGGARHHTAAASAPLDFRAFQQMHRPHYTRYASAFLRRSGLVEKAVDDVFTLLLMLWHDALASENPERFAWPILRQTVLERAPKENGRPSLVEAAFDTVALDLARDPIGQVEESMALFRAVGELPPVQRDVLVLLYLCGLEEARVADELGVSLALVRSTARHAKRNLQAALYPDTTTEEGVCGDLDH, from the coding sequence ATGAACCTCCACTCGGCACCCCAGGACGTTCCCCAGGGCCGGAGCGGCAAGCCGGGCCGCCGGCTGGGACCCATCGTCGAAGGCACCGGCCCGGCGCACCGCGCCTGGCTCGAGCCGCTGCGCGACGCCGTACACGGCAGGGGAGTGACGCTGGACGAGCTCCAGGCACGTACCGGCCGGGACAAAGGGCACATCTCCGAACTGCTGCGGGCCGTCGGACGCTACCCGCGCTGGGTCTTCGTCCGTACGGTGCTCCTCGCGCTCGAACGGCCCCGCCTGCCGTACGGCACGATGCGGCTCCGCTGGGTGATCGCGGCCCAGGACGTCGGCAAGCGCACCTCGTGGATCAAGGACTGCCTCCACGAGGGCGGCGCCCGCCACCACACCGCGGCCGCCTCGGCCCCGCTGGACTTCCGGGCCTTCCAGCAGATGCACCGCCCGCACTACACCCGCTACGCCTCGGCGTTCCTGCGCCGGAGCGGCCTCGTCGAGAAGGCGGTCGACGACGTCTTCACGCTCCTGCTCATGCTGTGGCACGACGCGCTCGCCAGTGAGAACCCCGAGCGGTTCGCATGGCCGATACTGCGCCAGACCGTGCTCGAACGCGCCCCGAAGGAGAACGGCCGCCCCTCGCTCGTGGAGGCCGCCTTCGACACGGTCGCCCTGGACCTCGCCCGGGACCCGATAGGCCAGGTCGAGGAGTCCATGGCCCTGTTCCGGGCCGTCGGGGAGCTCCCGCCCGTGCAGCGCGACGTCCTCGTCCTGCTGTACCTGTGCGGACTGGAAGAGGCCCGGGTGGCGGACGAACTGGGCGTCTCCCTCGCCTTGGTACGGTCCACCGCCCGGCACGCCAAGCGCAATCTGCAAGCCGCCCTGTACCCGGACACCACCACCGAGGAGGGGGTCTGCGGTGACCTCGACCATTGA
- a CDS encoding ATP-binding protein translates to MAEPETGATVRSFSGGRLRILRRIRDAARRVRPRSVRARATLGASTVVALALGAASFALLGMLDGNLMRGAQADAERQALSTAGLAAAGRLDTVLAPGRDTDFLQVVDAEGRVLAASPNLAGRPALSPARPGKPGTVRRTWKEGPARGDRRHRVVQVTTVTGEGLVTVYAGTSLRQADAADDVITGALAVGVPLLVLTVALVTWRVTGWALRPVEAIRAEVAEISDRDLHRRVPVPRSQDEIARLAATMNTTLDRLEAAGIRQRRFIADASHELRSPITVLRTQLEVAQAHPDPALWGELVSGALEDTVRLQDLAADLLLLARLDTGEPPPAAAVDLADVAREAARSRRRDRIPVDMEIVPEAVVRGSTLWLSRLVTNLLDNAQRHADRQVGLLLRVDAARRTAVLEVRDDGPGIAAADRERVFERFTRLDDARSRDEGGTGLGLAIARDIATRLGGSLTVEDAPAGARLVARLPLDTA, encoded by the coding sequence GTGGCTGAACCGGAGACCGGCGCCACCGTCCGGTCCTTCAGCGGTGGCCGCCTGCGCATCCTCCGCCGGATCCGCGACGCGGCGCGGCGCGTGCGCCCCCGGTCCGTCCGCGCCCGGGCCACGCTCGGCGCCTCCACCGTGGTGGCCCTCGCCCTCGGCGCCGCCTCCTTCGCCCTGCTCGGGATGCTGGACGGCAACCTGATGCGGGGCGCCCAGGCCGACGCCGAACGGCAGGCCCTGTCCACCGCCGGGCTGGCGGCCGCGGGCCGGCTCGACACCGTACTGGCACCCGGGCGCGACACCGACTTCCTGCAGGTCGTCGATGCCGAGGGCCGCGTCCTGGCGGCGAGCCCCAACCTCGCCGGCCGCCCCGCCCTCTCCCCGGCCCGCCCGGGCAAACCCGGTACGGTCCGCCGCACTTGGAAGGAGGGCCCGGCCCGCGGCGACCGCCGCCACCGCGTCGTCCAGGTCACCACCGTCACCGGGGAGGGACTGGTCACCGTCTACGCGGGGACCTCGCTGCGGCAGGCCGACGCCGCCGACGACGTCATCACCGGCGCGCTGGCCGTCGGGGTACCGCTGCTCGTGCTCACCGTCGCGCTGGTCACCTGGCGGGTGACCGGCTGGGCGCTGCGCCCCGTCGAGGCGATCCGCGCCGAGGTCGCCGAGATCAGCGACCGCGACCTGCACCGCCGGGTGCCGGTACCGCGCAGCCAGGACGAGATCGCCCGGCTCGCCGCCACCATGAACACCACACTGGACCGGCTGGAAGCCGCCGGGATCCGCCAGCGCCGGTTCATCGCCGACGCCTCGCACGAACTGCGCAGCCCGATCACGGTGCTCCGCACCCAGTTGGAGGTCGCCCAGGCCCACCCCGATCCGGCGCTGTGGGGCGAACTGGTCAGCGGTGCCCTGGAGGACACCGTGCGGCTCCAGGACCTCGCGGCCGACCTGCTCCTGCTGGCCCGGCTGGACACCGGGGAACCGCCGCCGGCCGCGGCCGTCGACCTCGCGGACGTCGCCCGCGAGGCGGCCCGCTCGCGCAGGCGGGACCGGATCCCCGTCGACATGGAGATCGTCCCCGAGGCCGTCGTGCGCGGCAGCACGCTCTGGCTCTCCCGGCTCGTCACCAACCTGCTGGACAACGCCCAGCGCCACGCCGACCGGCAGGTCGGGCTCCTGCTGAGGGTCGACGCGGCCCGGCGTACCGCCGTGCTGGAGGTGCGCGACGACGGGCCGGGCATCGCGGCCGCCGACCGGGAGCGAGTCTTCGAGCGGTTCACCCGCCTCGACGACGCCCGCAGCCGTGACGAGGGAGGCACGGGCCTGGGCCTGGCCATAGCCCGCGACATCGCCACCCGGCTGGGCGGCTCCCTCACGGTCGAGGACGCCCCGGCCGGCGCACGTCTGGTGGCCCGCCTTCCTCTGGACACCGCCTGA